Proteins from one Primulina huaijiensis isolate GDHJ02 chromosome 18, ASM1229523v2, whole genome shotgun sequence genomic window:
- the LOC140965243 gene encoding chromatin remodeling protein EBS-like codes for MAKTKPGKKDLDSYTIKGTNKIVRPGDCVLMRPSDSDKPPYVARVDKIEADHRNNVKVHVQWYYRPEESIGGRRQFHGAKELFLSDHFDVQSAHTIEGRCIVHTFKNYTKLENVGAEDYFCRFEYKAATGGFTPDRVAVYCTCEMPYNPDDLMVQCEGCKDWFHPSCMRMTIEDIKKLDHFLCSDCSSDDDAKRSLNSFPVSPPPEAKVEPKRRKR; via the exons ATGGCGAAGACGAAACCAGGAAAAAAGGACCTTGACTCTTACACTATTAAGGGCACCAACAAAATCGTTCGAC CGGGCGATTGTGTGTTGATGAGACCATCAGATTCAGACAAGCCCCCTTACGTGGCAAGAGTGGACAAAATCGAAGCTGATCACAGGAACAACGTGAAGGTGCATGTACAATGGTACTACCGGCCTGAAGAATCAATTGGTGGTCGAAGACAGTTCCATGGTGCCAAAGAGCTCTTCTTGTCGGATCACTTCGATGTACAGAGTGCTCATACGATTGAAGGCAGGTGTATTGTGCACACTTTTAAAAACTACACCAAGCTCGAAAATGTGGGAGCAGAGGATTACTTTTGTAGGTTTGAGTACAAGGCTGCAACTGGAGGGTTCACTCCAGACCGTGTAGCCGT gtattGCACGTGTGAGATGCCTTACAACCCAGATGATCTCATGGTACAATGTGAAGGATGCAAGGACTG GTTTCATCCTTCTTGTATGCGTATGACCATTGAAGACATAAAGAAATTGGATCATTTCCTGTGCTCAGACTGTTCATCTGACGATGACGCCAAAAGGTCTTTAAACTCATTTCCCGTATCGCCTCCTCCTGAAGCGAAG GTGGAGCCGAAGCGAAGAAAGAGATGA